The Spiroplasma culicicola AES-1 genomic sequence TTAGTTCTATCGTGTTCAATTAATTGCCCCTGTAAAAAGAACGCTGTAAAATCACTTACCCTTGTTGCTTGTGCCATTGAGTGTGTCACTATTACTATTGTATACTCTTCTTTTAATTTTAATATAAGTTCTTCAACTTTTAAAGTAGCAATTGGATCAAGCGCACTTGTTGGTTCATCCATTAATAAAATTTTTGGACGCATTGCAATTGCACGAGCAATACATAATCTTTGTTGTTGTCCTCCACTCAATCCAAGAGCTGAATCTTTTAAATAATCTTTAACATCATCTCAAAGTGCAGCTTTTCTTAATGAGTCTTCTACAATTTGATTTAAGGCATTCTTATCTGTTACTCCTTGATTTCTTGGACCAAAAGCAACATTGTCATAAATTGACATTGGAAATGGATTGGCTTTTTGAAATACCATTCCTACTTCAGTTCTCAATTTAACAACATCAGTTCCTGATTCATAAATGTTTCTTCCATTAACAATTATTTTTCCATCAATTGCAGTGTTATCAACTAAATCATTCATTCTGTTAATTGATCTTAGTAAAGTTGACTTACCACAACCCGAAGGCCCAATAAAAGCAGTAACAGTATTTTCTTTAATTTTCATATTAATATCAAACAATGCTTGTTTTGCACCACTATTGTAATAAAAATTTACATTTTCAATTTCTATAACATTATCTCTTTTTGAGAATGCAACTTTTTTTGGTTTGCTTAAGACTTTTTCTTCACTAATAATTTCTAAATCATCTTCTTTTATTTCTAAATTATCTATTGTCTTTGTGTCTGCCATTTTCTTTTGCCTCCTTTGTAATATTTTTAATAATTGAGTTTCTTGTTTTTGAATTTTTCATATGAATTTTTAAACGCTTAAAGTTAAATGCATTTTTAATTTTTCTTGCTCTTGCTCTAAATCAATGACCAATTGCAATAAAGTCACCTTTATAATTGTGTTTTACAATTTTTGTATATTGTAATTTTCAATATGCTCTAAAGCCAATTTTCTTATATCCAGGATCTAATTTTTTAGCAACATATTTACTAAATCAATTTAATCCCAATACCATAACAATTGTAACTAGAGCTAATTGATATGCAACTCCCAAAGTTGCTGGATCGCTTCCTTCAGCTGCCATCATATAAATTTGAGTTGTCAATGTTGCACCAGAAGAGAAGAATCCTTCTGTTGGCATTCTTACAGATGTACCCAAAGTTAAATAAACAGGAGCAGATTCACCAATAATTCTTGCAACAGCTAAAATAGTTCCTGTCATTAATCCTTGCATTGCATTTGGAATTACAACTTTCATAATTACTCCAGTTTTTGTTAATCCCATTCCATATGCAGCTTCACGATATGCATCTGGAACATTAGTGATTGAATCTTCAAATGAACTAATTAATGAAGGTAAGATAACGATTGTCATTGTTAAACTTGATGCAAAAATTGACATTGGAATTCCCATCAATACAACAAATAAACTTAAACCAAATACCCCAAAAACAATACTTGGAGTTGAAGCAAGAACGTTAATTGCAAAACGAATTGTCTTTGCAAAACGACTTCCTTTTTGAGCATATTCTGCTAAATAAATTGCCACAAACAATGCTAAAGGAATTGCAAATAAAATAGTACCAACAACCAACATCATGGTTGTTAAGATAGTTGCAAATATTCCAGCACGTTGTCCAGATATTTCAATAAATGCTCCTGGATCAAAGCCAATTATTCCTTTAACAAAAACTGTTAAAATAATTCAACTGGTGAAACCAACAATGATAGCTGTTGAAGTTATCATTAATGTTTTTAAAATTCCACTTTCAAGTTTTTTTCGAAATCTTTTTTCTGTATGTGTCTGAACTAAAACAGTTAACTTATAAGAATCAAATTTATAATGATTTTTAATTCCCTTAACTTTTTTATGTTTAATATTTTTAATACTTTTTGTTTTTTTATTATTTAAACTTCCAATTGCAATAATTAATAAGTTAATAATAATAACCACAAAGAATAAAATTAGACCAATTGCATAAAGTGCTGACTCATGTTGAGTTCCGTGATTTTCTAACATTTCTAATCCAATTGTTCCAGCCAAGGTTCTAATTGAAGAGAAAATAAAACCTAAGAAACCATCATTTGTGTTTAAACCTTGTGATGAGTTTCCAGCAATTAAAATAACTGCCATAGTTTCTCCAATAATTCTTGCAACTCCAGTAATGATTGCTGTAATAACTTTTGGCATAGCACTAACTAAAACAACTCCAAAAGTTGTTTTTTCTTTTGTCATTCCTAAACCTAATGAAGCTAAACGATAACCTTCACTTACTCCTTCAATTGCATTAATTGAAAGTGTAATCATTGTTGGTAAAGCCATGAATGCAAGTGTGAAACTTGCAGTCATCATGTTTCCCCCAGTTGGTGCACCCATCTTTACAAAGATTGGACCAATTTGATCAAGTGCAAATAAACCAAAAACAACTGAAGGGATACCTGCTAATAATTGAATAATTGTAATTACAAATTTTTTTAATTTTCCAGAAAGATATTCTGTAATAAATAATGAACTAAAGATTGTTAATGGAATTGCAAATAGTAATGCAATAAATAGCATCATAATCGTTGATAAGATTATTTTAAATATTCCATAATTTCCAGCATTATCTTTTCCTGGTGCTCAATTTGATCCAAAAATAAATTTAAAGAATCCAAAGTATTGAAAAGCAGGAATTGATTTATATAAAATAAATGAAACTAAAATTGCAAGAATAAGTAATGTCACGGTTGTAATTGTAATAATACTTCATTTTGAAGTCATATCAATTTTTGACAGCTTAGTCTTTGGCATACTTTTAATTTGTTTGGGGTCAACAGTTTTTTTCATGTTACTCACCTTGCCCTTGCTTTAATTTAAAAGTTGCTACAAGTCCTTCATCTTTAAAGTCTTGTTGAATTGCTTGATAAAAATTATTTGATGGATTTTTTGGATCAAATGCCATTATCATTTCTGCAAAGAAGTCTACTAATGAATTAAAATGTTTACTATGAGTATTGTAAATTGATACAAATGGTCTTTTAAATTCATAACCATCTTCATCTTTTATAAATTCTTCATTTGTTTTACTCATATCAAATTCAAATTGATCACCATTTAGTTTCATAGCAAATTCTCATTCACCATTTTCCTCTGCATCAGCTGGATTACCTAATTTTTTATCATTGATCCCAGCAACTCTAACTCCAGATTCTTTTGTTATTTGTTTTATAAAAGCATATGAAACATATCCAATAGCATTTCCACTACTTGAAATATTTTCAAGCATAGCACCATTTGAATTTACTACGTTTGATGTGTCCATAGTCTTAATACCAGTTAAATCACTAAAAGCACTTCGTGTTCCTGAACCATCTTCTCTTGTAAAAGTTGTAATTCTTTCATTTGAATTTGGAGGAACATTTGCTCCACCATCAATGTCTCTTGCAAGTTGTGCTCAAGTATAACCACCATTATAAATTTCTTTAAGTGCATTTTCAGTTTTATTCTCTAATTTAAAATTAAATTTATCTTCATATTGTTCTGTAAATCAAGTTGGTGCTTTATAAATAATTACAATAGCATCTAAAGCAAATTCAAAGCCAACATATGAATTATGTTTTCCTTGTTCAGAACCTAAAATTTCTAATTTATTCATAGTTTCTTTAAAATTTTGTGCTTCTGAAAATTCTGTTTCAATACCTGTTGCATCTAAAAATGTGTATCCATCAGTTAATGTTGCATCAGTTACATCTTTTGAAATGAAACCAGCTCCATACATTTCTTTTTCAACACCACTGACTCCAGCTTGACTACCTGTTGAATTATAAATAAAGTCTTGACCAGTCTCTTCGTAATAAGTTTTTGTATAATGCTGCATAAATGGATTGACACTTGTACTTCCACCTAAAATTACATAATTTTTAGGTGCAACAAAAGATCAAATCCATAAACCCACCATTACAGAAAAGATTGAAATTAAAATGATACTTAATTTCTTGCTCATCATTGTCTCCTTATTAGTACATTTAAACTAATTTGAATTACTCATTTGTTTTGCTTCTACTAATTTAATTTGTACAAGCTTTGTAATTCCTTTTTGTTGCATTGTTGCTCCAAATAGGATGTCACAATTTTCCATTGTTCCAATTCTATGAGTTACGATCATAAATTGAGTTCCTGTTGTAAATGTTTTAATATATTTTGCAAAACGTTCAACGTTGGCAATATCTAATGGGGCTTCTACCTCATCTAAAATTACTAACGGTATTGGTTTTACTTTTAAGATTGAAAATAGAACAGAAAGTGCTACCATTGATTTTTCTCCCCCAGATAATAAATTTAAATTACTAATTTTTTTACCAGGTGGTGAGATTTTAATATCAATTCCAGAATTTAAAATATCATCTGGATTTGTATAAATTAAGTTTGCACTTCCTCCCCCAAATAATGTTGCAAATGTATTTGGAAGAGCATTATTAACATCTTTAATAATTTTTTTGAATTGAACAATCATTTGTTCATCCATATCATTAATTGCTTCTTTTAAATTATTAATTGATTCAAGAACATCATTTGTTTGTGAAACATATGTTTCATATCTTTGATTTTCTTCTTCATATTCTTCGATTGAATCAAGATTAACATTTCCAAGAGACTTAATTTCATTTCTTAATTTATTAATACGATCTCTTGTTGTTTGTTCATCTTCAATACTTGTTGATTCTAATTCAAGAGCTGCCTCATAAGTTAAATTATAATTTTGAGCCAATCTCTCTTGAGCTGATGATTGTTTTTCAAACATTAATAAACCATCAGTTGTAATTTTTGAATATTGGTCTTTTAAAGCAGAAAGCATTATTCTATCTTCATCGATCACAGAGTTTAATGTATTTTGTCTATCATTTGATTTATCTTTAATAGAACGTAGAACATTAATTTGTTGTTGAATTTCTTCTTTTAAGCTTTCTTGTTTTGAAATTTGTTCAATGATTTCAATAATTTGTTCATCAACTGATTGGAAACCTTGTTCAGAACCATTTAATTCTTTTCCAGTTAAAATACGATATTCTTCTCTAACTTCTGCAGTTTCACGTTCAATAATTTCAGTTGATTGTTTTGAAGCACCAATTGCAATTTGAATTTCTTGAATTTCTTCACGATGAATTTCAATTTTGTCACTTAACTGCGCAACTTTTTCAATTAATTCTTTTTCTAATAAATCTAAATTTTGTTTTTGAATTTCTAATTCAGAAATTTTTACAGATTCATTTAATAAATTATTTTTAACTTTACGACTTCCCCCAACAATTGCTCCATGTGGTAAAACTCTTTCACCATCTAAAGTCACAATGTGGAATTTGTAATTTGTCAATTTTGCAATTTCAATTGCATTATCATATTTTTTTACAACAATATGATTTGCCAGTAAATAATCTAAAACTATTTGATATTTTTTTTCTGTTTTGATCAATTCATTTGCAAAACCAATAAAACCATCTGCTTTTTGAATTGCAAAACGCATATCACTTGAAATAAAATTTGCTTTTAATGTATCAAGTGGTAAGAATGTTGCATAACCTGCTTTATTTGATTTTAAAAATTCAATTGCTTGTTTTACATCAGAAGAATTGTTGGCAACAATATTTTGTAATGAGTTTTGTAAAATACTTGAAGCTGCAATTTCATATTCTTTATCAACATTAATTACATCTTGAACTGTTCCAATAATTCCAGAAAGCACTTTTTTATTTTCTAAAATATTTTTAACACCTTCAAATAAACCTTCATGAGAATTTTTTCTCATATTTAATGTTTCTAAACTTGTTTCAATTTTTGCTGCATCTTTTCTTATGTAGTCTAATTTTGAATTGATATCAAATCTTTCTTTACTTAAACTATCAAGATTAGTTCTTTTTTCTACTTTATCTGCAAGTAATTTTGATAATTTTTGCTCTTCTGAATTAAGTTTAATTTCAAGCTCTTTTGCTTTATTTTTTAAATCACTAATTCTAAATTCTTTATCATCAATATCAACTTTTGATTTTTTTGATTCTAAACTAATTCTTGAAACTTTAAGTTTTCCAATTTCATCAACAATTTTTGTATATTCACGGTTTAATTTTGAAAGTTCTTTTTCTTTTTCAAAACTTGATCTATTGATATTATTAAATTCATCTGACTTTGTTTGAATTTCTTTTTCTAATGAAGAAATTTTTGTTTTCATTTCAATTTTTTCATCATTTAATTCATTAATTCTTTGTTTATATAATTGAATATCTTTAACTAAAACTGCAACTTCAATTTGCTTTAGTTCATCAAACTTTGTTTGATATTCTAAAGCCTTTTTAGATTGTCTCTTTAAACTTGGTAATTTTCTTTCAATTTCATTAATAATGTCATTTAAGCGATCCAAGTTTTCTTGACTTCTAATTAATTTACGAATTGCTTCTTCTTTTCTTTTTTTGTATCTTGCAACTCCAGCAGCTTCGTCAAATAGTCTTCTTCTTTGTTCTGGACTTGATTCAACAAATGTTGAAATTGAACCTTGTGAAATAATTGCCAAACTTGACTTAGTTAAACCAGTTTCAAGAGCAACATCTTGAATATCTTTTAATCTAACTTTGGCACCATTAATATAATATTCAGATTCTTTTGTTATTTTAAAATACTTACGTGTAATTGATACTTCATTATAATCTAAAGAGCTAAATGCTCGTTTACTATTGTCAAAAACAAGAGTGACTTCTGCCATATTTAAGCCTTTGCGATCACTACTTCCAGAAAAAACAATGTCTTCCATTGAATCTCCACGAAGTGATTTAGAAGATTGTTCTCCTAAAGCTCACATAATTGCATCAGTAATATTTGATTTACCCGAACCATTAGGACCAACAATCCCTGTCATAGCAAAATCATAGTTTAAAGTGGTTGGTTCAGCAAAAGACTTAAAACCAAACGCTTCAATACGTTTTAAAAATATCATAATTTTTTACCTCTTGTTTTTGTATATAGCCGTCCTATATAACTTACATTTGTTATTATATAGATTTTTGAAAATAATCAAACTTTTAACATATAAAAAAACCCTTTATACAAAGGGTTTAACAATTAATTTTATTTTATTGAACTTTCTTAATTTTTGACAATGCATTCTTGGCAGACATTTGTTCTGCTTGTTTTTTGTTATAACCTGTTCCAATTCCATAAACCATTCCATCAAGTGTACAATGAACAGTAAATAAGGTTTTATTGTCCTCAATTTTTTCTTGACTAACAGTAATATATGAAAGTTCATTGCGCATTTCAATTTGAATTAGTTCTTGTAACTCAGATTTGTAATCAATAATTGATTCTAAAAATATTTCAGTATTTTCATCTTTAAAGATTGTGCCATTAAGTCAGTTTTCTAAAGCTTGTGCTCCAGCATCTAAATAGATGGCAGCTGTAATTGATTCATAAACATCTGATAGGATAGAATCTTTTTCATATCCTTTAGATTCAAGTTCTCCTACACCAAGACGAATAAATTGTCCCAAACCAATTTTTTGAGCAAATTTAGCCAAAGTTTCTTTTCTAACTATTGAACTGCGATATTTTGTCAATATTCCTTCATTAGATTTTGGATACTTTTTAAACAAAACTTCACTAACACGCATTTGTAAAATAGCATCACCTAAAAATTCTAATCTTTGATAGTTTTTTGTTAATCGATGCTCATTTGAATATGAGTTATGAGTTAAAGCTTCATTATAATAATCTAAACTATTAACTTCAATATTAAATTGTTTTAAAAAGTTTTTCACAATTATTTAACCTTTAATGCTGTTTTAACTCTATTTAAAACATCATTTTTAATTGCATTATATGTCATTTTTAATGTTGCATAAAATGATTTAACATCACTTGATCCATGAGATTTAAAAGCAATTTTATTTACTCCAAGTAAAATTGCTCCAGCATGATTTTTATAATCAAATTTAGCAGCAACTTCTTTAAATGCACCTTTTAAACGTAAAGCTGCCAATTTTCTACCAAAAGTTTTTGTAATAGCACTTTTAATTTCTGTTAATAAGTTTTTGGCCATTCCTTCTATTGCTTTTAAAGCAATATTTCCTGTTAAACCATCAGCTACTATAATATCTGCTATTCCTGAAGTAATATATCTTGATTCAATATTACCAATAAAATCAAGTTCACTATTTGCTTCTAATAATTTATAAGCTTCTTTATGAACTTCTAAACCTTTTGATTTTTCTTCTCCAATATTTAATAATGCAATTTTTGGTGTTTCAATTCCTCTTACAGCTTTTGAATAGGCATTTGCCATAATAGCAAATTTCTCAATATCTTGGGGATCACATTCTAAGTTAGCACCAACATCTAATAATAAAGTAATTTTATCTTTTATTAATGTGGGAATTACAGGCATAAATGCTGGTCTTTCCACACCTTCCATTTGTTTTAAAATGAAAAAACTTCCAGCAATAAATGGAGCAGTTGCTCCTCCTGTTGTAATAGCATCTGCTTTTCCTTCATTTACAAGTTCAAGTGCTCTAACCATTGAAGAATCTTTCTTTCTTCTAATTTCCATAATTCCATCAGTCATTTCAATAACTTGACTAGTATTTAGAAAATCTACTTGTTCTGGGTTATATTTCTTTTTCAATAAAGCCTCTTTAATTGTAGCTTCATCTCCAACAAATATGATTTTTAAGTCTTTTTGCTCACCTAAAAGTTTAATAGCAGCATCAACTGCTGGAATTAAACCATTATCTGAACCCATCACGTCAAACGCAATTGTTTTTAATTCCATATTTATTTATCTCCAATCTATTCTAAATTATATAGTATTTTATTTTTTAGAAAAATAATTTGTAAATAAAAAATACATTACTAAGTAATGTATTTTTTATTTATTGTATTTTGCTTTATTTTCTTGTTGTTTTGAACTTCCTTTAGAACAACAAGGACATTGTTTTGTCAAACAAACTTGACAACTAATACACTTTAAACAACTTTGACATCCATGAAATGAACCACTGCAAACTCTACAAGTATAACAGTTATGTGCTCCTCCAGGACAACATGCATCATTTTGTGCATTATTATTTTTTGGTAATGGCATAATTTGGGCCCTCCTATTAATAATAATAGGTTTATTATATCAAATTTTATTTTAACTTACCAAGTATGTTAATGGTTGCTTTTTGATTTGATACATGGCAGCAATTCAACCAGCAAACATTATTCCCCCAATAGCAATAAATGATACTACTGGCAATCAAAGTACTGTTGGAATAGTTACAAGAACTGTAAATTTATTTCATACAATCATTTGAATAATATTTCAAGTCACAACTGATCCAATATATGCAGTTATAAATGCTATTAGTGAACCTGTAATATATCGTCCCATAACCATTCAATTGATTTTGCGATCATTATATCCAAGTGACCTCATAATTGTAATAATATTGATTGAATCACGCACAATAATATTCATAATAACTATCAATAGAACTGTTAATAATAGAATATCAATTAAAATATACATTACCATTGAGTTTGTCATTGCAGACATTAATGAATCAATTGCAGCTTTTATTAGTGGAAATACCATTATATTTCCCCCTAATACATTTCCATCCATAAAATAATTAATTTTTTCATCTTCGACAAATGATTCTGCTTTTAATTCTTTAAATCATTTTAAAAACTTTTCAATTGGATCACGAATAGGCTCAGCTCAGTCAGGTAAAGGTAAATTTTCAATATCCATGTCATCAATAATTGGTGAATATAAATCTAAAATTGTTCCCATTCACGATGTATCAATTCCAGTTCAAATTGAAGTTGATTCTAATTTACCTTTAAATGAACTTGCTAGATTTTGAATATTTTTTAAATCAAATTTACCTTCAAGACTTGCTCTTGTGCTATACATTGAAGTAAATTGTGGCTCTAAATTCATAGTTTTTAATTCATCAGAACCAATGTGATTTATTAAAGTTTTATAATCAAATCAAATTGATTGAGTCATATTTGCAGCTTCATTAATAGCTGCAACTCTAACTTTTAAAACTTGAGATCCTTTATTACCTAAATTAATTTGAAATATATCTCCAACATGTAAATTTAATAATTTTGCTAATCGATAAGCTATGACACCATTAATAAATTGATCATTTTCATCTGTTAACTCTTCTAATTGACTTGAACTTACAGAAGTAAGATTAAAAATAACACTTGGATCACCATATTTTTTACTTGCAAAATCCATTGCGGTAAAAGTTGAAGAATCTCCTATTTCTGAATTTCCTTCTATAAAGTAAGGCATATCAAATGCAAAACTATCAGTTTTTGAATTAAAGAATACAGTATTTGCAGCAACAAATTGATCTCTTGAAAAATCTTTAAAGTAAACTTCTTGTAAAAGAGAAGAAAAAATTGGACTTGCTCCTGCTTCAGCTGCTCTTGAATTTTCATTATTATTGCTATAGTTATTATTATTATTATTATTATTTGATTCTAATAAATATTTTTGATATCCTTCAATATCACTACATGAATTATAATTTAGGTCAGTTGAAAAACAACTGTATTTAGCAATATCACTTAATCATATTCCTGAAATTTGATCTTCATTTTCTCCAGTTGGGGCTCGTAATGTAAATACATTATTTAAATTATCACTTTTTTCTCAGTTATTCATAGTTTGAACAAATGAATCATAGTTATAATATCAACCTTTAACTTGATTTACACTTAGTTGTCCAACCAAGTCTAAAGGAGCTAATAATGCAGTAAGATTTGAAACAATTGGAATTACTGCTTTGATTTTCTCTGCATTTGCAGGTGCAATGTTTTTTATTTCTTTAATTGCTAGGTCTCTTGCTTCTGCAATAGTGGCAAATAAAATATGAATATTGTCATAATGTATAAATGAATCTGAATTATTTTTAATATAATTTTCTACACTACCTTCTTGTGCAAAATCTATATATTTAATATCTGGTTGTTTAACTTCATCTCTATATACTAATTCATCATCTTTATTAAACTTTAACTTTGAAGTTGAAGACATATCATACTTGTGATTTACATCACTTGTAAAGAAATTAAAACCACCGTTAATCATGTCATTTATTACTGGTAGTGCTCTTAATTGAAGTGAAAATAGAAATGAACTAAATCCAATTAAAGTCATAATTAAAACATATTTACCTTTTGAAAACTGCACAAAAGATTCTTGCATTTTATAGGTAAATCCAATGTTTTTTTTCTTCATAATATGCAAAATTAATTTATTAATACCCATAAAAATAAATGATGGGAAAAATAAAATGTAGGCAACATAAACCATTCACGGTTTTTTCTGTTTTGGTCCAAAACTTAATAATTGTAATGCACCCTCATTTAAATATTTAAAGATTGTTATATAAGCTACTAATGCAAATAAAGCAGGAATAATAATAAAAACAGTTAATAAAAATATTGGATTTAAATAAATTGATTGATAATTAAAAATTACCATGCCTCTAAAAGTATTTTCAGCAGCATCTATTTGGAAAGGAATTGATGCTAAATATCCAAGAATTATACCTATGGCCATTGTAATAAATGTTTTAAGAGAAAAAATTCATGTTAATTCACTAGTTTTATAACCCATAGCTTTAAAAACTCCAAGTTGTTTTCTAGTTGAATTAATTTCTTTTTTCAAGACAAATATAATAAAGAAAAATGAAAGAAATAATAAGATTCCCCCAATTACGGCAAAAATTCAAGTCATAATTGTTAAATTAGTTAAAGTTGTAATTTGCAAATGATATTTCATTGCAGTGAAAGTTGAAGTACCTGGTTTAAAAATACTTTGTATGCCATCATTATCTGAAGATGAGAAATATTTATTTAAGTCAGCATTAAAATTTTTAATCATTCTATCTTGATTAAAATATAAACTTGATGAAGAAACAAATTTTTCTCCCAAAATTTTTCCAAATAAAATTTCATCATTAAAGAAAGATTTTTCAACAAATATTTGACCATAGTTTGTAATTGAATCAAAGATTGAAGTATCTATAGGTGCAATTGTTGAATATTTATTTGCAATTCCCACAATTTTAAACTTTACAGTTTTTGAAGTTGTGCTTGATAAGGGCATATCAATTTCAAAAACGTCACCAATATCTAAATTGTGACTCTCTGCATAGAGATCATTTATATAAGCTTCATATTCATTAGTATCTTTTGTATATTCTGCAATTTCTTTTTGACCTTTATCAATAATTAAGTTATTAAGTTTTGCACCTTTTTCATTTGAAAATGATGGATTATACGATTCAATTTTATAAGTATAACCATCTGATCCTTTTGTAGTTTTTAATTCTAACTTATCAAAAACTGCAAACTCTGCTGTTGAATTTTGTTCTGTCATTTTCATAAGTGCATTATTAACAATATATGATTGAAGATTATTTAAACTATGAGTATTATCGGCTGTATTTAAAAATTCACCTTTAAATACGTCTTTTACTAAAATAGTTTGTTCTTCATTACCAATGTTAATAGTCAGTTCAACTTCTGGACCATTTCTTCTATATGATTGTAGAAAAAAACTTGTAATCCTTTGAACTGCTTCTTTATAGTTTTCAGATTCTTCTTCAGTAGCTAAAATTGATTTTTGACTTTGATTAGTAATATCAGAAATTTTGGCCATTTCTTCTTCCTTATTTTCTGCATAAGCTTTAATAATTTCTTTAGCTGGATCTGTAAATCAACCATTTTCTTTTTCTTCTAATAATAATAGTTTCTCACCTTTATATTCAATTGAAAATTCGCCACCTAAATAAATATTGTTATATAAAAAATCATCATCGTATGATTTATTATATTGCATTTGTTGATCTCATGTATTTGTCTTAGATTTTAAACTAGATGCTTTAAAAGAAAGTTGCAAAGGAGTTGCCAACATTCCCAAAACAACCATAGTGAAAATAAGTAAAAAAACAATAGTTCCTATAGTTTCTACTCATGACTTAATAAATAATTTAATATAAGACTTAAAAATATTTTTCATTTGTTAGTTTCACTCTTTTTCTCTTGAATATTTAATATTATTTTAAAAAATCCCCCTTATAACTATACATGGGGCACCAATAATTAAATAATGTTTCTTCTTTTATTAAGAAACATTAAAACACATATCTATACTTGATTTTAGCATTTTTTTTTTTTTTTTTAGAAAATTTAATTTTTTCCACATTATCAGTTAACTTTTAAAAACATTTTAAAACTATTCACTTTTTTTCTTGTTTTTAGTTAAATAATGTTGTAATATATTTTAGTCCGAGGTGAAATTAATATGGCAAGAAAAGACGGTTTAACAGGAAAAGGTCCATTATCAGGTAATTCTAGATCACATGCTATGAATGCTAACAAAAGAAAATGAAACCTTAACCTACAGAAAGTTCAAGTAATGGAT encodes the following:
- the rpmB gene encoding 50S ribosomal protein L28; the protein is MARKDGLTGKGPLSGNSRSHAMNANKRKWNLNLQKVQVMDENGKVMTLKVSARTLRTLKKNNQLAK
- a CDS encoding ABC transporter permease: MKNIFKSYIKLFIKSWVETIGTIVFLLIFTMVVLGMLATPLQLSFKASSLKSKTNTWDQQMQYNKSYDDDFLYNNIYLGGEFSIEYKGEKLLLLEEKENGWFTDPAKEIIKAYAENKEEEMAKISDITNQSQKSILATEEESENYKEAVQRITSFFLQSYRRNGPEVELTINIGNEEQTILVKDVFKGEFLNTADNTHSLNNLQSYIVNNALMKMTEQNSTAEFAVFDKLELKTTKGSDGYTYKIESYNPSFSNEKGAKLNNLIIDKGQKEIAEYTKDTNEYEAYINDLYAESHNLDIGDVFEIDMPLSSTTSKTVKFKIVGIANKYSTIAPIDTSIFDSITNYGQIFVEKSFFNDEILFGKILGEKFVSSSSLYFNQDRMIKNFNADLNKYFSSSDNDGIQSIFKPGTSTFTAMKYHLQITTLTNLTIMTWIFAVIGGILLFLSFFFIIFVLKKEINSTRKQLGVFKAMGYKTSELTWIFSLKTFITMAIGIILGYLASIPFQIDAAENTFRGMVIFNYQSIYLNPIFLLTVFIIIPALFALVAYITIFKYLNEGALQLLSFGPKQKKPWMVYVAYILFFPSFIFMGINKLILHIMKKKNIGFTYKMQESFVQFSKGKYVLIMTLIGFSSFLFSLQLRALPVINDMINGGFNFFTSDVNHKYDMSSTSKLKFNKDDELVYRDEVKQPDIKYIDFAQEGSVENYIKNNSDSFIHYDNIHILFATIAEARDLAIKEIKNIAPANAEKIKAVIPIVSNLTALLAPLDLVGQLSVNQVKGWYYNYDSFVQTMNNWEKSDNLNNVFTLRAPTGENEDQISGIWLSDIAKYSCFSTDLNYNSCSDIEGYQKYLLESNNNNNNNNYSNNNENSRAAEAGASPIFSSLLQEVYFKDFSRDQFVAANTVFFNSKTDSFAFDMPYFIEGNSEIGDSSTFTAMDFASKKYGDPSVIFNLTSVSSSQLEELTDENDQFINGVIAYRLAKLLNLHVGDIFQINLGNKGSQVLKVRVAAINEAANMTQSIWFDYKTLINHIGSDELKTMNLEPQFTSMYSTRASLEGKFDLKNIQNLASSFKGKLESTSIWTGIDTSWMGTILDLYSPIIDDMDIENLPLPDWAEPIRDPIEKFLKWFKELKAESFVEDEKINYFMDGNVLGGNIMVFPLIKAAIDSLMSAMTNSMVMYILIDILLLTVLLIVIMNIIVRDSINIITIMRSLGYNDRKINWMVMGRYITGSLIAFITAYIGSVVTWNIIQMIVWNKFTVLVTIPTVLWLPVVSFIAIGGIMFAGWIAAMYQIKKQPLTYLVS
- the plsX gene encoding phosphate acyltransferase PlsX, with translation MKTIAFDVMGSDNGLIPAVDAAIKLLGEQKDLKIIFVGDEATIKEALLKKKYNPEQVDFLNTSQVIEMTDGIMEIRRKKDSSMVRALELVNEGKADAITTGGATAPFIAGSFFILKQMEGVERPAFMPVIPTLIKDKITLLLDVGANLECDPQDIEKFAIMANAYSKAVRGIETPKIALLNIGEEKSKGLEVHKEAYKLLEANSELDFIGNIESRYITSGIADIIVADGLTGNIALKAIEGMAKNLLTEIKSAITKTFGRKLAALRLKGAFKEVAAKFDYKNHAGAILLGVNKIAFKSHGSSDVKSFYATLKMTYNAIKNDVLNRVKTALKVK
- the rnc gene encoding ribonuclease III codes for the protein MIVKNFLKQFNIEVNSLDYYNEALTHNSYSNEHRLTKNYQRLEFLGDAILQMRVSEVLFKKYPKSNEGILTKYRSSIVRKETLAKFAQKIGLGQFIRLGVGELESKGYEKDSILSDVYESITAAIYLDAGAQALENWLNGTIFKDENTEIFLESIIDYKSELQELIQIEMRNELSYITVSQEKIEDNKTLFTVHCTLDGMVYGIGTGYNKKQAEQMSAKNALSKIKKVQ